A genomic region of Plasmodium cynomolgi strain B DNA, chromosome 5, whole genome shotgun sequence contains the following coding sequences:
- a CDS encoding clustered-asparagine-rich protein (putative): MSAANSTKIFIGSIPKDVTEEELKAEASKYGTITQVYYVPATGQSPRGWAFITYKQRSEAYKAIEALDYKCIFPNSQRPLDVRFASYKYNATTETQPAPNKNVWQKHVTSDGHPYYYNSVTGHSQWEKPKEAVTTPAPVTQGKTNTVASFGPPGANVFVFHLPSHWTDMELYQHFQHFGYVVSARIQRDSSGRNKGYGFVSFNNPESALNAIKGMHGFYVSGKHLKVQLKKGEEHYVQLNALAQPQLAPTQPYTVQQPIMGTPQQPYMTHVMYGSMDSTNQMRYNNTYSLSR, from the exons atgtcaGCTGCGAAttcaacaaaaatttttattggcAGTATCCCCAAGGATGTTACAGAG GAGGAGTTAAAAGCGGAGGCCTCCAAATATGGTACGATCACCCAAGTGTACTACGTGCCCGCTACGGGACAAAGCCCCAGGGGATGGGCATTCATTACGTATAAGCAAAGATCGGAAGCATACAAAGCCATCGAGGCTTTGGAttataaatgcatatttCCAAACAGCCAGCGACCACTAGATGTCAGATTCGCTAGCTACAAATATAACGCTACCACCGAAACACAACCAGCTCCAAATAAAAACGTTTGGCAGAAACACGTAACGTCTGATGGGCATCCTTATTACTATAATTCTGTAACGGGGCATTCCCAGTGGGAGAAACCCAAGGAGGCAGTTACTACTCCTGCCCCAGTCACTCAAGGGAAGACTAACACCGTCGCGTCTTTTGGTCCTCCGGGCGCTAATGTGTTCGTTTTTCACTTGCCATCGCATTGGACTGATATGGAGTTGTACCAG CACTTCCAACACTTCGGATACGTAGTGAGCGCGCGAATTCAAAGAGACTCCAGTGGAAGAAACAAGGGCTACGGGTTCGTCAGTTTCAACAACCCGGAGTCAGCTTTGAATGCAATAAAAGGAATGCATGGGTTCTACGTCTCGGGGAAGCACCTGAAAGtgcaattaaaaaagggagaggaacACTATGTGCAGTTAAATGCCCTTGCGCAGCCGCAACTAGCTCCCACACAACCCTACACAGTGCAACAGCCCATCATGGGGACCCCTCAACAGCCTTACATGACCCATGTGATGTACGGTAGTATGGATTCGACCAACCAGATGCGCTACAACAACACGTATTCGTTGAGTAGGTAA
- a CDS encoding hypothetical protein (putative) translates to MDYKSEQLAEKESLSLLYECTNEFICVDEKNFKILIENKAKKISFYLLFEYTERYPDEAPLWKIVEGKNITNRLRENVEQQIRETVENNLGYSMIYNIVENIRSYLSEDIEEKSMYDEMLERKPKEGEEMNDEDSDDKMGEDDYENVLELKELCEERYRVTEEEFDAWRKEFYKNIFAGIKTINMSDNPTGRELFEKGKVNLADAEFEEGEAKWCNEELFCDLDLDM, encoded by the exons ATGGATTACAAAAGCGAACAGTTGGCAGAAAAGGAGAGCTTGTCACTTTTGTACGAATGTACCAATGAATTTATTTGCGTGGatgaaaagaattttaaaatcctgattgaaaataaagccaaaaaaatttccttctaCTTGCTGTTTGAGTACACGGAGCGGTACCCGGACGAGGCCCCCCTATGGAAGATCGTCGAAG gcaaaaatatCACCAACAGGCTGCGCGAAAATGTGGAGCAGCAAATCCGAGAGACggtggaaaataatttggGCTACAGCATGATATATAACATTGTGGAGAATATAAGA TCCTACCTGTCCGAAGACATCGAAGAAAAATCCATGTACGATGAAATGCTGGAGAGGAAACCcaaggagggggaagaaatgaaTGATGAAGACTCCGATGACAAAATGGGCGAGGACGATTACGAAAACGTTTTGGAGTTGAAGGAGCTGTGTGAAGAACGG TACCGAGTAACCGAGGAGGAATTCGACGCGTGGCGCAAggagttttacaaaaacatttTCGCAGGAATAAAAACTATCAACATGTCGGATAACCCCACAGGGAGGGAGCTCTTTGAGAAGGGAAAAGTTAACTTGGCCGATGCGGAATTTGAGGAGg gGGAGGCCAAGTGGTGCAACGAAGAATTATTTTGCGACCTTGACTTGGACATGTGA
- a CDS encoding hypothetical protein (putative), with translation METYIRDSHLGDKVKMHLLQQWRAHRREAKGRSSQSSGAYHSTCHFPFPTLSYQNAHEFYRNFLVFYKTLFNAIFHKDQSYIDIFSGLEICKRGIYAPLFRGAHIRRAAHHRCSNCSGWTNLSSRTSLSSRTNPSERTNPGKQTTPCKQTNPRGCRSHKWRFNEDILQLTNMIIASYHSLAYESTKQLCLEMLYCIIYHLNDSTLNREVASFLLFCMNKSGEKLKIIIIKSFYKIMHNENAYEHMYPYVEKFLPSFFSLKDSKEKMEKYFYVKYLPLIANVTIQYIYNVSLLKKGGKKQKQKQIFMKDQDGQKMGPDEITISEVKHMEMLKKLRNQLVHILKYSTDENILFEFYEHLIIFCKIMSRKWVKIYILPYLLANIYKTKYSFIRALSIRITLRIMSYINDSETYKMICAY, from the coding sequence ATGGAGACCTACATCAGGGACAGTCACTTGGGGGACAAAGTGAAGATGCATCTGCTGCAGCAGTGGCGCGCACACAGGAGAGAGGCCAAGGGGAGAAGTAGCCAAAGTAGTGGAGCGTACCACTCGACGTGCCACTTTCCGTTCCCCACCCTATCGTACCAGAATGCACACGAATTTTACAGAAATTTTTTGGTCTTCTACAAAACGCTGTTTAATGCCATTTTTCACAAAGACCAAAGCTACATTGATATATTTAGCGGCTTGGAGATCTGCAAGAGGGGCATTTACGCGCCCCTCTTTCGGGGCGCCCACATCAGGCGGGCTGCCCACCACCGCTGCAGTAACTGCAGTGGGTGGACCAATCTAAGCAGTAGGACCAGTCTAAGCAGTAGGACCAATCCAAGCGAGCGGACCAATCCGGGCAAGCAGACCACTCCATGCAAGCAGACCAATCCCCGTGGTTGCCGCTCCCACAAGTGGAGGTTCAACGAAGACATACTCCAACTAACAAACATGATAATCGCCTCGTACCACTCGCTCGCATACGAGTCGACCAAGCAGCTTTGTCTCGAAATGCTCTACTGCATAATTTACCACCTCAACGACAGTACCCTGAACAGAGAAGTGGCGTCTTTCCTActtttttgtatgaacaagtcaggtgaaaaattaaaaattataatcatcaaatctttttacaaaattatgcaCAATGAAAATGCCTACGAACATATGTATCCCTACGTGGAAAAATTCTTGCCGTCCTTTTTCTCGCTCAAGGacagtaaagaaaaaatggagaaatatttttatgtgaaatATTTACCGCTAATCGCCAATGTCACCAttcagtatatatataatgttaGTTTGTTgaagaaaggggggaaaaagcaaaaacaaaaacaaatttttatgaaggATCAGGATGGTCAGAAAATGGGCCCTGATGAGATTACCATCTCGGAAGTGAAGCACAtggaaatgttaaaaaaacttCGCAATCAGTTAGTGCACATTTTGAAATACTCCACtgacgaaaatattttgtttgaGTTTTACGAGCacttaataatattttgcaaaattatgaGCAGAAAATGGGTCAAAATTTACATCCTCCCTTATTTACTAGCAAATATTTACAAGACGAAGTATAGCTTTATCAGAGCTCTGTCTATTCGGATCACTCTTCGAATTATGTCCTACATTAATGACAGTGAAACGTACAAAATGATTTGTGCCTAT
- a CDS encoding hypothetical protein (putative) codes for MGGRGRNNENRNSNSNGNGGGRGGSGGSGGYSGGNGGSGGSGGSGDDDRDDRDNRDDEEKETPQSNDEQDSDKPKKAKKKKEGRESEEDKQGKEEEEEEEEEAGASERADELTEETHEDAGEVTQRKKLEELKFLGGMQMNVAPEMVNAQTSAEEPQEKTENTDEDNDLINMMNDNASSIREYSFEDSHIKACLLDNNSGVHRLSVEEAQKIGKKIVSNPYTASSCEGETDEQRYKTEAINKCIQRQQTKIKLNNVLTELKFKSAHHVDYPQGKHTDEHSLSGRDMDDPLQGMETHNKNSHSNNQQQGSYKNPYDQNYTDFVKHYVTHVGNFYRDVAKPHVEKIMNVQSQSFGLRHMYRSGADSSYAYGSSEFNRSLSTSMQDGDTKREDDDCNFTNYLTCSGEKEINKYFEQNMNCMANPLAEMKKYMPTHLGYYDKFNYSKALDSIRNYDCTNAKEYLENYDCVQNARTLVEENSCGGGVARVAKHVNFENVKRHVNFENVKRHVNLENVKKHVNFENVKKHVNLAGVAKRINIKSLTEHINVEQLKQRLDAEGLLNAQCFDENYNMLGEAYKNYVNKYIEEVKKSLHEQKELYTNSANCNAQLMNNNFVQLAAKNIRNLGNVYSKSKKKFHWNNHKKYIVFNHRKYVNMLDACYKKRVQSVKKKIQVNQEFFNNYFRACTIDCNSNRYMGSNDLSRSAASLFDYGNIEVNSLEQTNSLNLADMRLPSLFKNSGSASNLQRANSNADSEMVGSAHGNSKEGANRCNGDTGGDEGEDAYGDTYDDADVDDEEVNIPCFSQKENRLKHLKGVLPDSGGIESDIIYDQQKNIFFDFNDNAYVHVKGNLYFNVKDKLFYEIEYTDDFSYENMKKGLLQLGHFLVTEKYAPCKLIMRLCTRFNTFMYNFLGVRKYNVFHADGENLVEIIIK; via the exons ATGGGCGGACGAGGAAGGAACAACGAAAATAGGAATAGCAACTCGAACGGAAACGGCGGGGGTCGCGGCGGAAGCGGTGGAAGCGGCGGGTACAGCGGAGGaaacgggggaagcggaGGAAGCGGAGGAAGCGGCGACGACGATCGCGACGATCGAGACAACCGCGATGacgaggaaaaggaaacccCCCAAAGTAACGACGAGCAAGACAGTGACAAACCcaaaaaggcgaagaagaaaaaagaaggccgCGAATCCGAAGAGGACAAGcaggggaaagaagaagaagaagaagaagaagaagaagcaggagcGTCCGAACGGGCAGACGAATTAACTGAAGAAACGCACGAAGATGCGGGCGAAGTGACTCAAAGGAAGAAGCTCGAGGAGCTAAAGTTCTTGGGGGGCATGCAGATGAATGTGGCCCCCGAAATGGTGAATGCACAGACGAGCGCAGAAGAGCCAcaggaaaaaacagaaaacaCTGATGAAGACAACGACCTAATTAACATGATGAACGATAACGCCTCGTCCATTCGGGAGTACAGCTTTGAAGATTCGCACATCAAGGCCTGCCTGTTAGACAATAACTCGGGGGTCCACAGGCTATCGGTAGAGGAAGCTCAAAAGATCGGGAAGAAAATAGTTAGCAACCCGTATACGGCCAGCAGTTGTGAGGGAGAAACGGATGAGCA GAGATACAAGACCGAGGCCATCAACAAATGCATACAGAGGCAACAGACGAAGATAAAGCTGAACAACGTGTTGACAGAGCTGAAGTTTAAAAGCGCACACCATGTTGACTACCCCCAGGGGAAACATACCGATGAGCATAGCCTATCCGGAAGAGACATGGACGATCCTTTGCAGGGGATGGAGACACACAACAAAAACTCTCACAGCAATAACCAACAACAGGGAAGCTACAAAAACCCTTATGACCAAAACTACACCGATTTTGTAAAACACTACGTAACGCATGTTGGGAATTTCTACAGAGATGTAGCCAAACCAcatgttgaaaaaataatgaatgtACAGTCGCAATCGTTTGGACTGAGACACATGTATAGGAGTGGAGCAGACTCATCGTACGCCTATGGAAGTTCCGAATTTAACAGATCATTGTCTACCTCTATGCAAGATGGAGACACAAAGAGGGAAGATGATGATTGTAACTTCACAAATtacctgacttgttcaggtgaaaaggagataaataaatacttcGAACAGAATATGAACTGCATGGCTAATCCGTTggcagaaatgaaaaagtacaTGCCTACCCACTTGGGTTATTACGACAAATTTAATTACTCCAAGGCGCTGGACTCGATTAGGAACTACGACTGTACGAATGCCAAGGAGTATCTCGAAAATTATGACTGTGTGCAGAACGCGCGCACGCTTGTGGAGGAGAACTCCTGCGGGGGGGGCGTGGCACGGGTGGCGAAGCACGTCAATTTTGAGAACGTGAAGAGGCACGTCAATTTTGAGAACGTGAAGAGGCACGTCAACttggaaaatgtgaagaagcacGTCAATTTTGAGAACGTGAAGAAGCATGTCAACCTGGCGGGCGTGGCGAAGCGCATCAACATAAAGAGCCTCACGGAGCACATCAACGTGGAGCAGCTGAAGCAGCGCCTAGACGCAGAGGGACTCCTGAACGCACAGTGCTTCGATGAAAATTACAACATGCTGGGAGAGGCGTACAAAAATTACGTGAACAAATACATCGAGGAGGTGAAGAAGTCTTTACATGAACAGAAGGAACTCTACACAAACAGTGCCAACTGCAATGCACAACTCATGAACAATAATTTTGTCCAGCTagctgcaaaaaatattcgtaATTTAGGAAACGTTTACtccaaaagtaaaaaaaaatttcattggAATAACCATAAGAAATACATTGTGTTCAATCATAGGAAGTACGTCAATATGTTAGATGCATGCTATAAGAAACGGGTTCAatctgtgaaaaaaaaaattcaggtGAACcaagaattttttaacaattacTTTAGAGCATGCACAATTGACTGTAATAGTAACAGGTATATGGGATCAAATGATCTGTCCAGAAGTGCTGCTTCTCTTTTTGACTATGGGAACATCGAAGTCAATTCGTTGGAACAAACAAATTCTCTAAATCTAGCCGATATGCGTCTCCCGTcgttgtttaaaaattccgGTTCTGCGTCCAACTTGCAGAGGGCCAATAGTAATGCTGACTCCGAAATGGTAGGGAGTGCGCATGGTAACTCCAAGGAGGGGGCAAACAGATGCAACGGAGACACAGGTGGTGACGAGGGGGAAGATGCATATGGAGATACTTACGACGATGCTGATGTGGACGATGAAGAAGTAAACATCCCCTGCTTCTCACAGAAGGAAAACAGGCTGAAGCATTTGAAGGGAGTCCTGCCAGACAGTGGAGGAATCGAAAGCGACATCATTTATGAtcaacagaaaaatattttcttcgaCTTTAACGACAATGCTTATGTGCACGTTAAGGGCAACTTATATTTTAACGTCAaggacaaattattttacgaAATTGAGTACACGGATGACTTTTCCTacgaaaatatgaaaaaggggCTCCTCCAACTGGGCCACTTCCTAGTCACGGAGAAGTATGCGCCCTGCAAGCTTATCATGAGACTGTGCACCCGGTTTAATACGTTTATGTACAACTTCCTCGGTGTGCGCAAGTACAACGTTTTCCACGCGGACGGGGAGAACCTCGTCGAGATTATCATCAAGTGA
- a CDS encoding U5 snRNP-specific 40 kDa protein (putative), producing the protein MEIVQANPHGLVAEEREGGGAGPGPGPGGGERKTGLYFPNMLINSHKGEVYSINFSSDGKFIASASFDMTIMVHSVYNECETLTVLRGHKNAVLQAKWCRDDSHICSASADFNAFLWDVENEVKLRSFKGHTSIINGLDVINYNLFATCSDDSTVKVWDFRYKKGEFFYVSSVDDKISKYSVISGELGDTFTGHKHYISGLAINNEETVMASLSADETICFWDIQPFPCDEKLLFQLPAPRFNIDYNLIKLSFNNDSLLACGSGDNHLYIYDYKQKMLKYTLPGHTSTINDVAFHPYEEIVASCSSDKTIFLGEL; encoded by the exons ATGGAAATCGTGCAGGCGAATCCGCACGGGCTGGTCGCCGAGGAACgggaaggaggaggggcGGGGCCTGGGCCGGGCccaggagggggagagagaaaaacgGGGTTGTACTTCCCCAACATGCTGATAAATAGCCACAAGGGGGAAGTATACtcgattaatttttcttccgaTGGGAAGTTCATCGCCTCTGCCAGCTTCGACATGACGATAATGGTACACAGTGTCTACAACGAGTGTGAAACGTTGACTGTTTTGAGAGGACATAAAAACGCAGTCTTGCAAGCCAAGTGGTGCAGAGATGACTCACACATATGCAGCGCATCTGCAGATTTTAATGCCTTCCTATGGGACGTAGAAAATGAAGTAAAGCTCAGAAGTTTTAAGGGACACACAAGCATCATTAACGGATTGGatgtaattaattataatttatttgccACCTGTAGTGATGATTCTACTGTGAAAGTTTGGGATTTtagat ACAAAAAGGgcgaatttttttacgtatCTTCGGTGGACGATAAAATAAGCAAGTATAGTGTTATCAGCGGAGAGTTAGGAGATACGTTCACAGGTCACAAGCATTACATAAGCGGCCTTGCTATAAACAACGAAGAGACTGTCATGGCATCCCTCAGTGCAGATGAGACGATATGCTTCTGGGACATTCAACCATTCCCTTGTGACGAAAAACTGTTGTTCCAACTACCAGCACCCAGATTCAACATCGAttacaatttaattaaaCTCTCTTTCAATAATGACAGTTTGCTCGCCTGTGGCAGCGGAGATAACCACCTTTACATTTATGACTACAAGCAGAAAATGCTCAAGTATACCTTGCCTGGTCATACGAGCACCATAAACGACGTTGCGTTTCATCCCTATGAGGAGATTGTGGCGTCCTGCTCATCAGacaaaacaatttttctcGGCGAGTTGTGA
- a CDS encoding hypothetical protein (putative), which yields MNNTQLLLSALLLPLLINWWEHFKGSNRRGRSLQEGGDAKVDARVDPKDDAKDDPKDDTRGGENTSQYFKCFVDKAKENLAAKEDDMARWVDPQYNSCYCSEENTQPCSIEDVSNTKFINQLMRTEICELNDRGYKNNLFIVLDKYSTIRCSNMESKTEKINQIELYNYCKSGLPEWDNKSFYEYLNCDKVRSKKGEKRNEGEQQNGGVKRNVGGQQNEGAQQNEGEKRNGGAQQNGGEQQKGVRSERTCVELCKNIKALCNSKNSQFYSFEMCSTYYEINHLAADIFSRVFKKFEESCSYFDPTNRGLLLCKHKHIPCEFSEWSDWSTCSKSCKYGTYDAEAIRSRKRHLVKKVKYAGKACNIVVNDKNKLLDVDYCDEVPLCSSPHPTSDASSSASSSPSSSPSSSPHSSAPDHSNPAAQTPTSEKIYNPPFVIPLKEIEKANMLHDLNQPDGDVINDTFVHNDSDTLTHCIVTDMEQFENSREYSEKVKSCTCPAYHSPCYFKDVYKSDYWKESFDRLCADNPKLNAFTADFVMLSCDHSVSIKKKEISINTYLAMTFDCRSPTFRYLFCSKSNESSRKNIFYIIFTCALAFISALYLLHLVISERDKWAFFITGIVRSKRPSDEAGQKGSHSGSISGSDGGSNSGRDNRGDSGSNSGSDAGGGTLLGQTLTKGATLTGGDTPLGTSPYRRP from the exons atgaataacacACAGCTCCTGTTGAGTGCTCTGCTGCTCCCCCTGCTG ATCAATTGGTGGGAGCACTTTAAGGGGAGCAACAGGAGAGGTAGGTCACTGCAGGAGGGGGGTGACGCGAAGGTTGACGCGAGGGTTGACCCGAAGGACGACGCGAAGGACGACCCGAAGGATGACACGCGCGGGGGGGAAAACACCAGCCAGTACTTCAAATGCTTCGTAGACAAGGCGAAGGAGAACCTCGCCGCGAAGGAGGACGACATGGCCAGGTGGGTCGACCCCCAATACAATTCTTGTTACTGCAGCGAAGAAAACACACAGCCATGTTCCATAGAGGACGTAAGCAACACTAAGTTTATCAACCAATTGATGAGGACGGAAATTTGTGAACTCAATGACAGGGGATATAAAAACAACCTGTTCATCGTGCTGGATAAATACTCCACAATAAGGTGCTCCAATATGGAGAGTAAAACGGAGAAAATTAATCAAATCGAGTTGTACAATTATTGCAAGAGTGGGTTGCCTGAATGGGACAACAAAAGCTTTTACGAGTATCTCAATTGTGACAAAGTGAggagcaaaaagggggagaagcggaacgAGGGGGAGCAGCAGAACGGGGGGGTGAAGCGGAACGTGGGGGGGCAGCAGAACGAGGGGGCGCAGCAGAacgagggggagaagcggaacgGGGGGGCGCAGCAGAACGGGGGGGAGCAACAGAAGGGTGTGCGATCAGAGCGAACGTGTGTTGAATTATGCAAAAACATCAAAGCGCTATGCAACTCGAAGAACTCCCAATTTTACTCCTTCGAGATGTGCAGCACGTACTACGAAATAAATCATCTCGCTGCAGATATTTTTAGTagagtttttaaaaaatttgaagagagCTGTTCCTACTTCGACCCCACCAATAGGGGACTACTCCTGTGCAAACATAAGCACATACCATGCGAATTCAGCGAGTGGTCTGATTGGAGCACCTGCTCTAAGTCTTGTAAGTATGGTACTTACGACGCGGAAGCGATTCGAAGCAGGAAAAGGCACCTAGTTAAGAAAGTCAAGTATGCTGGGAAGGCATGCAACATAGTGGTAAATGACAAGAACAAACTGTTAGATGTCGATTACTGTGATGAAGTCCCCctttgttcttctcctcaCCCGACTAGCGATGCGTCTAGCAGTGCGTCTAGCAGTCCGTCTAGCAGTCCGTCTAGCAGTCCGCATAGCAGTGCGCCTGACCATAGCAACCCTGCCGCTCAAACTCCTACCTCGGAGAAGATTTACAACCCACCTTTTGTGATACCACtcaaagaaatagaaaaggCCAACATGCTACACGATTTGAACCAACCGGATGGAGATGTCATAAATGACACCTTTGTGCATAACGACTCGGATACTCTAACGCATTGTATCGTGACTGACATGGAACAGTTCGAAAATTCAAGAGAGTACAGCGAGAAAGTAAAATCATGTACCTGTCCTGCTTACCACTCCCCATGCTACTTCAAAGATGTATATAAATCAGACTACTGGAAAGAGTCCTTCGATCGGCTCTGTGCGGATAATCCCAAGCTTAACGCTTTCACTGCAGACTTCGTCATGCTCAGTTGTGATCACTCTGTGAGCattaagaagaaagaaatatcAATTAATACATACCTTGCCATGACCTTTGATTGTCGATCTCCCACATTTAGATATCTGTTCTGCTCCAAGTCTAATGAATCCTctaggaaaaatattttttacattatatttacttGTGCCCTTGCATTCATTTCTGCTTTGTATCTTCTACATTTGGTTATTAGCGAGCGTGACAAATGGGCCTTCTTCATCACCGGCATCGTTCGCTCCAAACGCCCCTCCGACGAGGCCGGCCAGAAGGGCAGCCACAGCGGCAGCATCAGCGGCAGCGACGGTGGCAGCAACAGTGGCAGGGACAATCGCGGGGACAGTGGCAGCAACAGTGGGAGCGACGCCGGGGGGGGAACCCTACTAGGGCAGACACTCACGAAAGGTGCAACCCTCACGGGAGGTGATACCCCCCTCGGCACATCCCCCTACAGGCGACCTTAA
- a CDS encoding protein transport protein Sec23A (putative), with protein sequence MDIHLQENQTGIRFTWNLWPPTKSEAAKIEVPLGCLYTVLKRTDDNSVKLVEYEPLKCKTSNCILNPYCNIDFRNKTWTCPFSNIKNPFPMHYAEHISEKNLPADVMYSNIEYIQPSNVGDIPPPTFLFVIDTCLLEEELEQLKDSIQQCISLMPPDSHIGIITFGNMCYVHEIGFKDCLKSYVFKGTKEISAQDLQKQLNLGTRNDPRSSTTSASARRFLQPVSECEYNINMLLEDIQKDNWPTPPDQRAKRCTGVALSVAIGLLECCCNQLSGRVMMFIGGADTTSPGKIVDTPLSESLRHHLDLQKENSNARHVKKALKYYVSLANRAVASGHAVDIFACSLDQIGLYEMKICCEKTNGFMVMADSFSMNVFKDSFKKIFETDSNGYIKHGYNAKLTIICSKEFRVCGAIGACSSNKKIANYVSDTCVGEGGTCEWTICALDRQSTIAFYFEIVNQNIASLPPDRQAYLQFQTLYQHPSGRRRLRVTTISYRFAEANIAEISQGFDQETAAVIMARFAVLKAETDEPIDVLRWLDRKLIRLVSTFADYQKDDVNSFHLSPEFSIYPQFMYHLRRSHFLQTFNASPDETAYYRSILLRENTMNSLIMIQPALLQYSFESPTPVPVLLDAQSLKSNVILLLDSYFHIVVWYGEMIYQWREQGFHEKPEYEHFSQLLNAPHEDAKSILEDRFPIPKFVLCNSGGSQSRFLLAKVNPSTTHNSLSGSTFGTSNSESYIINTDDVSLKIFMDHLVKLAVQT encoded by the exons ATGGATATCCATTTGCAAGAAAATCAAACGGGGATCCGGTTTACTTGGAATTTATGGCCCCCTACGAAGAGTGAGGCAGCGAAAATAGAGGTGCCGCTGGGTTGCCTGTACACAGTGTTGAAGAGAACGGATGACAACAGCGTGAAGCTAGTGGAATATGAGCCACTTAAGTGCAAAACGAGCAACTGCATCCTGAATCCGTACTGTAACATAGACTTTAGGAACAAGACATGGACGTGCCCCTTTTCGAATATAAAGAATCCCTTCCCGATGCACTACGCGGAGCACATCTCGGAGAAG AACCTCCCCGCCGATGTGATGTACTCCAACATCGAGTACATACAGCCGTCGAACGTGGGGGACATCCCTCCGCCGACGTTCCTGTTCGTAATCGATACGTGTCTCCTAGAGGAGGAGCTAGAACAACTGAAGGATTCCATTCAACAGTGCATAAGTTTGATGCCACCAGATTCACACATCGGAATCATCACTTTTGGAAATATGTGCTATGTTCACGAAATAGGATTCAAGGACTGTCTAAAGTCTTATGTATTCAAAGGGACGAAGGAAATTAGTGCACAAGATTTACAGAAGCAATTAAATTTGGGAACACGAAATGATCCCAGAAGTTCCACCACATCTGCATCAGCAAGACGGTTTCTACAACCAGTTAGTGAATGCGAATACAACATCAATATGTTATTGGAGGATATCCAAAAGGATAATTGGCCAACTCCACCTGATCAGAGAGCAAAGAGGTGTACAGGAGTAGCCCTCAGTGTAGCAATAGGTCTCTTAGAATGCTGTTGTAACCAATTGAGTGGCAGAGTTATGATGTTCATAGGAGGAGCAGATACTACCTCTCCAGGTAAAATAGTGGACACACCATTAAGTGAGTCATTAAGACATCATCTAGATTTACAAAAAGAGAATAGTAATGCTAGACATGTGAAAAAGGCATTAAAGTATTATGTCTCTTTAGCTAACAGAGCTGTAGCATCTGGTCATGCAGTTGATATATTTGCATGCTCATTAGATCAGATCGGATTGTATGAGATGAAAATATGTTGTGAAAAGACAAACGGATTTATGGTAATGGCAGATTCTTTTTCTATGAATGTATTTAAGGACtcttttaagaaaatttttgaaacaGATTCTAATGGATATATCAAACATGGGTACAATGCAAAACTGACCATTATTTGTTCGAAGGAATTCCGAGTTTGTGGTGCTATTGGTGCTTGTTcaagcaataaaaaaattgcaaattaTGTATCTGATACGTGTGTAGGGGAAGGGGGGACTTGTGAGTGGACCATATGTGCGTTAGATAGACAATCTACGATAGCCTTCTACTTCGAAATTGTGAATCAAAATATTGCATCCCTTCCCCCGGATAGACAAGCATACTTACAATTTCAGACACTGTATCAACATCCGAGTGGACGAAGAAGGTTGCGAGTTACAACCATTTCTTACCGCTTCGCAGAAGCAAATATTGCAGAAATATCTCAAGGATTTGACCAAGAAACTGCTGCTGTGATTATGGCTAGATTTGCGGTTCTAAAGGCCGAGACGGATGAACCCATAGATGTGTTAAGATGGCTAGATAGGAAGCTTATACGATTAGTGAGCACCTTTGCAGATTATCAAAAGGATGATGTGAACTCGTTTCATTTATCTCCTGAGTTTTCCATTTACCCACAATTCATGTATCACTTGAGGaggtcccattttttgcaaacatttAATGCTAGTCCGGATGAAACAGCCTACTATCGATCTATCCTTCTCCGAGAAAACACCATGAATTCTCTCATAATGATACAACCAGCGTTATTGCAATACTCTTTCGAATCACCCACTCCGGTACCTGTCCTTCTTGATGCGCAGTCACTAAAGTCAAATGTGATCCTACTCTTGGATTCTTATTTCCACATAGTCGTATGGTACGGGGAAATGATATACCAATGGAGAGAACAAGGCTTCCACGAGAAACCAGAGTATGAACACTTTAGTCAGTTACTGAATGCTCCTCATGAAGATGCTAAATCCATTTTAGAGGACAGGTTTCCCATCCCGAAGTTTGTTTTGTGTAACAGTGGTGGTAGTCAGAGTCGCTTTCTGCTCGCCAAGGTGAACCCTTCCACAACGCACAACTCGCTCAGTGGCAGCACCTTCGGCACGTCCAACAGCGAGTCCTACATTATCAACACGGACGACGTGTCGCTGAAGATTTTTATGGACCACCTGGTGAAGCTGGCCGTGCAGACGTGA